ACGCCCGCGGCCGAGGTGTTGCCGGTGCGCTCCTGGACAAGCTCATCGACGTCTGCGGGGGCCTGCACAAGTGGGGCATCCACGCCTGGGTCTTCCCCGAGAACGAGGGTTCTGCGGCGCTGCACAGGTCGCGGGGCTTCGAGAAGGTCGGCACCTTCCGTCACCTGGCGAAGATGAGCTACGGCGACATGGCGGGCCAGTGGCGGGACACTGACGTCTACGAGAAGCTGCTGCCCAAGCCGGGCGAGTGAGCGACGGGCCCGTCCCCGCTCCGGGGCGCGAGCCCATGCACCTCGTTTTCCCCCATCTCGGCAGCTCAGGGGCTGATAGGATCAGCCCGGGCAGAGTTCTTCCCGGATCCCGAAAGCGAGGCCACGATGTCCCTCAACAGTGTGCTGGCGACCATCCTGCCGGGTGCCGGTCTGACGTCCGGATCAGTTGACCTGGCGGGGCAGGGTTCGTCACAGCTGCCGCCTCCGCCCGCCTGCAGCCCGGTGAGCGGTGTGACGGGTTCCGGTCCGGTCGGCGTGTGGGGCTGTGATTCGGAGGCGCTGCCGAAGGTGGCGCTCAAGGCGGACCGGACCATGAACGGCTACGACGGCTGCAACTGGTTCTCGGGCACCTGGCGCGAGGAGGGCGCAAGGATCGTGTTCAATGACGACCGCGTCTCCACGAAGCGGGCCTGTGGGCACCCCACCTGGTTCACGCAAGCCAGGTCCGCCACGGTTCACGGGAACATCATGACCGTCCACAATGCCGCGGGCGACAGCGTCGGGGCGTTGCCCCGACGCTGACCGTCCTTACTCCACGGTCTCCTTGAGCTTCTCCTGCTTGACCGGGAGGAGAATGAACATGGCGAACAGGGTCAGCGGCACCATGAGCAGGAAGACCGGCGCGAGACCGTCGTTGTAGCTGCTCAGAATGACCTCCCGGATGGGGGCGGGCAGTTGAACCACGGCCTCCGGGGTGAGCGAGTTCGAGGCGCCGCCGCCGGCGGCGAACTGCTCCGCGTAGGACTGCCCCTCCTCA
This sequence is a window from Corynebacterium comes. Protein-coding genes within it:
- a CDS encoding META domain-containing protein — encoded protein: MSLNSVLATILPGAGLTSGSVDLAGQGSSQLPPPPACSPVSGVTGSGPVGVWGCDSEALPKVALKADRTMNGYDGCNWFSGTWREEGARIVFNDDRVSTKRACGHPTWFTQARSATVHGNIMTVHNAAGDSVGALPRR